From Pseudomonas sp. G2-4:
ACTTTCGCCATGAAGAGGCACGGCATGTATTGGTGTTGGCCGATGCCTATGGCGCCCACTCCACGGCGGCAGGCTACGACTCGGTGCCCTTCTATCCGCCCGATCGACAAATGCGCGAGCGCGATCATTTCTACGATTGGCAACTGGCCCGGGAGGTACAACCCGGCTCGCTGGCGTTGAACGACTATGACTTCCTGCGCCCCCGTGCCAGCCTTGAGGTGCGCTCCAACGTGATGCGCAACCACAGCAACAGCGACCATCCGCTCTATGACTATCCCGGTGAATACGTACAGAGCAACGATGGCGAGCACTACGCGCGTACGCGCATCGAGGCCATTCACAGCCAGTTCGAGCGTGTGCAACTGCGCGGCCGTGCCCGCGGGCTGGGTTGCGGCCATTTGTTCAATCTGACTGGCTACGACCGTGGGGACCAGAATCGCGAATACCTGGTGGTGGTCGCACGCTATCAGATTCGCCAGGATCCCTATGAAAGCGGGCAGTCGGACCTGGACGAACAGTTCATCAGCGAGCTGGACTGCATGGATGCCAACCAGGCCTTCCGCCCTCTCCCGCTGACGCCCATGCCCATTGTCCGTGGGCCGCAGACCGCCGTGGTGGTGGGGCCCAGTGGCGAGGAGATCTGGACCGACCAGTACGGCCGGGTCAAAGTGCATTTCCACTGGGACCGCCATGACCAGTCCAACGAAAACAGCTCCTGCTGGATTCGCGTGTCCCAGGCCTGGGCCGGCAAGAACTGGGGATCAGTGCAGCTCCCGCGGATCGGTCAGGAAGTGATCGTCAGCTTCCTTGAAGGCGATCCGGATCGGCCGATCATCACCGGCCGCGTCTACAACGCTGAACAGACCGTGCCCTACGCGTTGCCCGCCAATGCCACCCAGAGTGGGGTGAAGAGCCGCTCAAGCAAGGGCGGCTCACCGGCCAACTTCAATGAAATCCGCATGGAGGACAAGAAAGGCGCCGAGCAACTGTTTATCCACGCCGAGAAGAACCAGGACATTGAGGTCGAGAACGACGAGACCCACTGGGTCGGCCATGATCGCAGCAAGACCGTCGACAACGACGAAACCGTGCACGTCAAACACGACCGCACCGAAACCGTCGATAACAACGAAACCATCACCATCGGTGTGGATCGCAAGGAAAAGGTCGGCAATAACGAAACCATCTCCATCGGCGTGAACCGTACCGAGGATGTCGGCAGCAACGAGAAAATCACCATCGGCGCCAATCGCACCGAGAACGTAGGCAGCAACGAGACCATCACCATCGGTGCGGACCGTACGGAAAAGGTCGGCGCCAACGAAAAAATCAGCATTGCCAGCAACCGCACCGAGGATGTGGGCGGCAACGAGACCATCAGCATCAGCGGCAACCGAAATGAAACGGTCCAGGGCAACGAAGGCATCGAGATCAACGGTAACCAGAGCACCCAGATCGGCCAGAACGAATCCCGCGACGTTGCCCAGAACCGCACCACGGGTATCAAGCAGAACGACAGCCTGGACGTCGGCAAGCATTTTTCCCTCACCGCCGGCGACTCCATCACCCTGACCACCGGCGCGGCCAGCATCACCATGAAGAAGGACGGCACCATCATGATCAGCGGCAAGAACATCACCATCGACGGCTCTGGCGCGATCAACATCAAGGCCAACAAGAACGTCGTCGTCAAAGGCCAGAAGATTCTGCAGAACTAGCCATGGAGGCTGCGCTATGACCGTTGAATATCACCTCCCCGCCTCCTCCACCTCCACGCCAGCACGCGTGGAGGGCGTCGTGATTGGTGTGCTGCTGGATGTGCCGACAGCGGACGCCCCCGTGGTGGCCTTCCCCGGCTGCCCCGCTGACACAGGCCTCGCCGCGCGCACCACCACTCCGCTCAGCCGCGAGGACATCGGCGCCCAGGTCGCCCTGATGTTCGAGGCCGGCGACGTGGCCCGGCCGCTGGTCATCGGGCGCATCCAGCGTCTGCCGGAAACCGTGACACCTGCCGTCGCCCACCTGGACGGCGAACGCTTGGAGTTTACAGCCGAGCGGGAAATCGTCCTGCGCTGCGGCAAGGCCAGCATTACCCTCACGCGTGAAGGCAAGATACTTATCCGAGGGGCCTACCTGTCGAGTCGATCATCCGGCGTGAACCGCATCAAGGGCGGTTCGGTGCAGATTAACTAGAAGGTAGGCGATCCATGGAACTGCTCAACGCCAGCAAACTGGTGGCTGCCTACACCCTGGGCATGGCAAGCGACGGCCGTGAGTCCCTGGTCGTGGTGGCCAAGGGTACTTTCGATCTTCCGTTGGACGGCCGTGCCGCGACCCTCGCTGACACTCAGCAGCCGCTGCTGATGGCCGACACTTTTCTCGGCGAGCCGGGCCTCAGCGCCCCTTGGCAGGAAATGGACTTCGCCCCGGTCAAGCCATTCTGCGATGTGCTGGTGTGTGGCAAGGCCTACGCGCCAGGCGGACGGCCCGTGACGCAGCTGACCGCAGGCATTCGCGTCGGGCAGATGACCAAAGCCTTTGCCGTCCTTGGCCCCCGGCAATGGCAACCGGGATTATTGGGCGCTTCTCCCGGCTTACCGCAGCCCTTCACCGAGCAGGACATCTCTTATGCCCAGGCCTTTGGCGGCAGCCATCCGATGGCGAACGAACCCGAGATGCGTCACTGCTACCCGGCCAATCCGGCCGGTTGCGGCTGGTACCCGCACCGCTTGAGTAGTGCTGACATCCTGGGCTTGCCGATGCCGAACACCGAGGAATTGGGCAAGCCAATCGACAGCCCCTCTGGCGACTTTCGCCCGATGGCACTCGGCCCGGTCGGCCGTAGCTGGCCGCAACGCGCCCGCTTCGCCGGTACTTACGACGATGCCTGGTTGGCCGACTGCTTTCCGTTCCTGCCGGCAGATTTCGACAGTCGCTACTTCCAGGCAGCCCCGGACG
This genomic window contains:
- the tssI gene encoding type VI secretion system tip protein TssI/VgrG, which gives rise to MEITQNHRLVQVDSPLGDNVLVLKSMEGSEELGRLFHYEVDLTSEDRAITFDQLLGKPMGLTLELYDGDKRYFHGIVCSCRQLTGHGQFAGYRVSLRPWFWLLTRTSDCRIFQNKTVPDIIKQVFRDLGFSDFEDSLSGSYREWEYCVQYRETSFDFVSRLMEQEGIYYYFRHEEARHVLVLADAYGAHSTAAGYDSVPFYPPDRQMRERDHFYDWQLAREVQPGSLALNDYDFLRPRASLEVRSNVMRNHSNSDHPLYDYPGEYVQSNDGEHYARTRIEAIHSQFERVQLRGRARGLGCGHLFNLTGYDRGDQNREYLVVVARYQIRQDPYESGQSDLDEQFISELDCMDANQAFRPLPLTPMPIVRGPQTAVVVGPSGEEIWTDQYGRVKVHFHWDRHDQSNENSSCWIRVSQAWAGKNWGSVQLPRIGQEVIVSFLEGDPDRPIITGRVYNAEQTVPYALPANATQSGVKSRSSKGGSPANFNEIRMEDKKGAEQLFIHAEKNQDIEVENDETHWVGHDRSKTVDNDETVHVKHDRTETVDNNETITIGVDRKEKVGNNETISIGVNRTEDVGSNEKITIGANRTENVGSNETITIGADRTEKVGANEKISIASNRTEDVGGNETISISGNRNETVQGNEGIEINGNQSTQIGQNESRDVAQNRTTGIKQNDSLDVGKHFSLTAGDSITLTTGAASITMKKDGTIMISGKNITIDGSGAINIKANKNVVVKGQKILQN
- a CDS encoding DUF6484 domain-containing protein, whose product is MTVEYHLPASSTSTPARVEGVVIGVLLDVPTADAPVVAFPGCPADTGLAARTTTPLSREDIGAQVALMFEAGDVARPLVIGRIQRLPETVTPAVAHLDGERLEFTAEREIVLRCGKASITLTREGKILIRGAYLSSRSSGVNRIKGGSVQIN
- a CDS encoding DUF2169 domain-containing protein; the protein is MELLNASKLVAAYTLGMASDGRESLVVVAKGTFDLPLDGRAATLADTQQPLLMADTFLGEPGLSAPWQEMDFAPVKPFCDVLVCGKAYAPGGRPVTQLTAGIRVGQMTKAFAVLGPRQWQPGLLGASPGLPQPFTEQDISYAQAFGGSHPMANEPEMRHCYPANPAGCGWYPHRLSSADILGLPMPNTEELGKPIDSPSGDFRPMALGPVGRSWPQRARFAGTYDDAWLADCFPFLPADFDSRYFQAAPDDQQVPHLRGGEDVQLLNLTPQERAGFRIPEMDVPVTFFLKKGGHETVQAVIDTLLIDTDARQVQLTWRVSRPLRRNMFEIAQVLVGTMSTAWWRARELGKDYYPSLGALVKAKRAPEETD